In the Drosophila gunungcola strain Sukarami unplaced genomic scaffold, Dgunungcola_SK_2 000001F, whole genome shotgun sequence genome, one interval contains:
- the LOC128262131 gene encoding E3 SUMO-protein ligase ZBED1, which translates to MPKSCLKPIMSRSKIWKYYDKLDRNSAQCQLCEKVIKTCGNTSNLMKHMKTHPKVDLFDDKTVVVRGIYKRREQDDLKRTVMPFKEESTDFHSELLFKPAKDSGGFIELQPHGPGKNNSEDHIAVQSVGYAWVSPDAAISGTETVSADDIIEFEPKNEQEDLAKSSFQQIQDLPLQGDDLEMPVLSRRSFYQEMAFFVCRDRHPLQIIQGEGFQHLLKVLCPTYKPPSVAELERFICRETQLQRSKLRQQLATVSTLSLNCSMHTRAEGQSWLELVAHFHDGRHLISRTLSVQTLPESLTSGHLVDCMERVCQRFDINKSKITCVTTRSNRLLENAVTTFLSAKHHVPCFADQLNLLLEAVLQRPEIHGLCEKIRTYVEADRQSEEPSSQIKLQLDTMQRPLSTYDMLDQYLKHSSVHVEEPPPLSPEQMDLGQQLLDVLRPMTSSMRELSRTPYPAASKALPMAHTLINELKQEKSSEHKVAQEVRLFMGKQLEEHFEGMERNLNLAMSSLLDPRFRNIPFQRGALVAKYITQLYDMMQAHVDSGQAVVSVDHGNFDIWAAFKTFSHEKQQLINGNNVADADDEISTYFCAGLSTLQADPFQLWQELAPAHPFLYSVAQKYLHIPATALSPSRLFTADGAVVTEQYARLLENNMENVLFMADVPTDEWQI; encoded by the exons atgccGAAATCCTGTTTAAAACCGATAATGTCGCGAAGTAAGATTTGGAAATACTACGATAAATTGGATCGAAATTCTGCCCAATGTCAGCTGTGCGAGAAGGTTATCAAGACCTGCGGCAACACATCCAACCTGATGAAGCACATGAAGACTCATCCGAAAGT TGATCTCTTCGATGATAAAACGGTGGTGGTGCGGGGCATTTACAAGCGACGCGAACAGGATGACCTCAAGCGAACGGTGATGCCCTTCAAAGAGGAGTCCACCGACTTCCACAGCGAGCTGTTGTTCAAGCCGGCCAAGGACTCTGGCGGCTTCATCGAGCTGCAGCCCCATGGACCGGGAAAAAACAATTCCGAGGATCACATCGCCGTGCAGAGCGTCGGATACGCCTGGGTTAGTCCGGATGCAGCGATCTCTGGAACAGAGACTGTTAGCGCCGACGACATCATCGAGTTCGAGCCCAAGAATGAGCAGGAAGACCTAGCCAAAAGTTCCTTTCAGCAGATTCAGGATCTACCACTCCAAGGAGATGA CCTTGAAATGCCAGTGCTAAGCCGGCGTTCCTTCTACCAAGAGATGGCCTTTTTCGTCTGCCGCGACCGCCATCCGCTGCAAATTATCCAGGGCGAAGGATTCCAGCACCTGTTGAAAGTACTCTGCCCCACCTACAAGCCTCCCAGTGTGGCGGAACTGGAGCGGTTCATCTGCAGAGAGACACAGCTGCAGAGGTCCAAGCTTCGTCAGCAATTGGCCACTGTGTCCACCCTTAGCCTCAATTGCTCGATGCACACAAGGGCCGAGGGTCAAAGTTGGCTTGAATTGGTGGCCCACTTTCACGATGGACGGCATCTAATCTCTCGAACGCTTTCTGTGCAGACACTACCTGAATCCTTGACATCCGGCCATCTAGTAGATTGCATGGAGCGTGTGTGTCAGCGTTTCGACATCAATAAGTCAAAGATTACCTGCGTGACGACGAGAAGTAATCGTCTGCTAGAAAACGCAGTGACCACCTTTCTGAGCGCCAAACATCATGTGCCATGTTTCGCTGACCAGCTGAATTTGCTTTTGGAAGCAGTGCTGCAGCGCCCCGAGATCCATGGCTTATGCGAGAAAATCCGTACCTATGTGGAGGCTGACCGACAGTCTGAAGAGCCCAGCTCACAGATCAAGCTTCAGCTGGACACGATGCAGCGACCCCTTAGTACCTACGATATGCTAGACCAGTACCTGAAACATTCATCCGTTCATGTGGAAGAGCCACCTCCACTTTCGCCTGAGCAGATGGACTTGGGCCAGCAGTTGCTAGACGTGCTGAGACCAATGACCAGCTCCATGCGTGAGCTCAGTCGAACACCTTATCCGGCGGCTAGCAAGGCACTGCCCATGGCCCACACCCTGATCAACGAACTAAAGCAGGAGAAGAGTTCGGAGCACAAGGTGGCCCAGGAGGTGCGCTTGTTCATGGGCaagcagctggaggagcacTTCGAGGGCATGGAGAGGAACTTGAACTTGGCCATGTCAAGTCTGCTGGACCCGCGGTTTCGCAATATTCCCTTCCAAAGAGGAGCCCTGGTGGCCAAGTACATAACGCAGCTGTATGACATGATGCAGGCGCATGTGGACAGCGGTCAGGCAGTAGTATCCGTAGACCATGGCAACTTCGACATCTGGGCGGCGTTCAAGACCTTCTCGCACGAGAAGCAGCAGCTCATCAACGGTAACAACGTCGCCGACGCCGACGATGAGATATCCACCTATTTTTGCGCCGGCTTGAGCACCCTGCAGGCGGATCCCTTTCAGCTCTGGCAGGAGCTGGCGCCAGCACATCCCTTCCTGTATTCTGTGGCCCAAAAGTACCTGCACATTCCGGCAACCGCACTGTCCCCATCGAGACTTTTCACCGCAGACGGGGCTGTGGTGACAGAACAGTATGCCAGACTTCTTGAGAACAACATGGAGAACGTCCTCTTTATGGCTGATGTTCCGACGGATGAGTGGCAGATATAG
- the LOC128262124 gene encoding ATP-binding cassette sub-family A member 17 isoform X3: MPKTYQKRQRNEYTTAPRGTHAIIITELCKKFQTSKRETLISDNLNMTINNKEITVLLGHNGAGKTTMMNMIMGLVPKDSGKIIVCSERDVASYRHLIGFCPQHSVFMSYMTCHQHLEFFAQLRGARRSDARDWAYEKLKKLGLYDERDNYGRNLSGGMKRRLSLGIAVAGNTKIVILDEPSSGLDINSRRELWDILLNLRKEKAILVTTHYMEEAEVLGDTICILANGKLQTTGAPLELKRKSGIGYRLKLEVKDFIFRENEIMEIIHDFVPTARVLNVVKPTVYICLPYSYKRCFSEMLHKLETKTNQLGINTISMTDTSLEDVFLRCAGEQDQVDTPDGSRNDAPLLTPYKRLTNQPMQPSLQQLWMAVFYKKWTFISNEWLYSLIMLCIPFVSVCCAILVMHAMSIVENEEALPLRLSQMGTGVIYIHNPTGHHAQVEQQLRQQIELSGITAKTMQLRGSNDVKNESLELQRDNLADFLEQVIGIIDMYGGGRGTADTPQIEIFYSGNRYHSSVELINLVDSAMLKLQLPQSDIETTYVPIRRFVSDISPSRLEYYAVIVSVGMFFFMFYFISLPFREYANGFRQLQTMSRFTYWLAHFVFDMLLLVFVCSLLFLLQYLIMPAELYSKVELRVIVLSIFFYGCSYLPILYALGNNFKSISTISTYLLLMLIVSAIAPLITSSNAAAMKLHETKIAFLCFLPDFNLNHQLRIINENFIARRRSAQVKNLGCEETFFAYAIAVCVLVMAFFTIVLEHKYLRRRIHDGLWNWTFQQKKSNSTGTMPSTPNSVIDDCAKEEQRVKELIQREPHNNPLIVSNLRKCYKEKVAVDGLSFAADPGECFGLLGVNGAGKTSTFQMIAANLPLDGGNIHIKGIEIRKDEVAYRQCFGYCPQYDALNKFMTAEQCLHYMAMLRGLSNTTEGPASVKENVKYWLEKMHLTKYQQVQVRHYSGGTKRKLLAAMAMIGSPTLVLLDEPTTGVDPISRRFLWQCIKDFQGEDRTVVLTSHSMDECEELCNRLAIMAHGKFKCLNNICALKRLSGFTIKLKMKEETETDENVNTITGTLKAQFAGLELRESHAGTLTYFVSTQERAVQWSDVFKIAEDYLTDRLGDLVADYSVNECTLEDIFLKYEKQAKSQSVSRQSSVQRSPVNNFV; the protein is encoded by the exons cccAAGACATACCAGAAACGACAACGGAATGAATACACGACAGCACCCCGTGGCACCCACGCCATTATAATCACCGAGTTGTGCAAAAAATTCCAGACAAGTAAACGTGAAACGCTAATTTCGGACAACTTAAATATGACAATCAACAACAAGGAGATCACAGTTTTATTGGGCCACAACGGTGCTGGCAAGACCACGATGATGAACATGATAATGG GACTGGTGCCCAAGGATTCGGGCAAGATTATAGTGTGCAGTGAGCGCGACGTGGCTTCCTACCGCCATCTGATTGGCTTCTGTCCCCAGCACAGTGTATTCATGAGCTACATGACCTGTCACCAGCACTTGGAGTTCTTTGCCCAGCTGCGTGGAGCTCGTCGCTCGGATGCCCGTGATTGGGCATATGAGAAGCTAAAGAAACTGGGTTTATATGATGAGCGAGACAATTACGGTCGGAATTTGTCGGGGGGCATGAAGAGACGTCTATCCCTGGGTATCGCTGTTGCCGGAAATACCAA AATTGTAATCCTTGACGAACCTTCATCGGGACTAGACATTAACTCCCGACGTGAACTGTGGGATATTCTTTTGAATTTGCGCAAGGAAAAGGCCATTCTGGTCACCACCCATTACATGGAGGAGGCCGAAGTCCTTGGGGACACCATCTGCATACTGGCCAATGGCAAGCTGCAAACCACTGGGGCTCCGTTGGAATTAAAGCGCAAATCGGGCATTGGTTATCGCTTGAAACTGGAGGTCAAAGACTTTATATTCCGCGAAAACGAAATAATGGAAATAATCCACGACTTTGTACCAACAGCCAGAGTTTTG AATGTGGTGAAGCCAACTGTCTATATTTGTCTGCCGTACTCCTATAAGAGGTGCTTCTCAGAAATGCTACACAAGCTGGAGACAAAGACCAATCAGCTGGgaataaatacaatttcaatGACCGACACTTCCCTGGAGGATGTTTTCCTACG ATGCGCTGGGGAGCAGGATCAAGTTGACACTCCGGATGGCTCTCGAAATGATGCACCTCTACTGACCCCCTACAAACGATTGACCAACCAACCCATGCAACCCAGTCTGCAGCAACTTTGGATGGCtgtgttttacaaaaaatggACATTTATATCCAATGAGTGGTTATACTCGCTGATAATG CTGTGCATTCCCTTTGTTAGCGTTTGCTGCGCCATACTCGTGATGCACGCCATGTCCATAGTGGAAAACGAGGAGGCGTTGCCCCTGAGACTCAGCCAGATGGGCACTGGGGTTATATACATCCACAATCCGACGGGCCACCATGCCCAGGTGGAGCAGCAGCTGCGTCAACAGATCGAACTAAGTGGAATCACGGCGAAAACAATGCAGCTGCGTGGGAGCAATGATGTGAAAAATG AATCCCTGGAATTGCAACGCGATAACTTGGCTGACTTCCTGGAACAGGTGATTGGCATTATAGACATGTATGGCGGTGGCCGTGGCACGGCGGATACGCCCCAAATAGAGATCTTCTACTCGGGAAATCGGTACCACAGCTCTGTGGAGCTCATTAATCTGGTGGACTCTGCAATGCTGAAGCTACAGCTTCCACAATCGGATATTGAGACGACCTACGTGCCCATACGTCGATTCGTTAGCGATATTAGCCCTTCACGGCTGGAATACTATGCGGTCATCGTGTCCGTGGGCATGTTCTTCTTCATGTTCTACTTCATCTCGCTGCCGTTTCGGGAATATGCCAATGGATTCCGTCAGCTGCAAACCATGTCGCGATTTACTTATTGGCTGGCCCATTTCGTCTTTGATATGCTGCTCCTGGTCTTTGTTTGCTCCTTACTATTTCTTCTGCAATACTTGATAATGCCCGCCGAGCTCTACTCCAAGGTGGAGCTGAGGGTCATTGTGTTGAGCATCTTCTTCTACGGCTGCAGCTACTTGCCCATTCTCTATGCCCTGGGCAACAACTTTAAGTCCATCTCCACGATATCTACGTActtgctgctgatgctgattgTTTCCG CAATTGCCCCCCTGATCACCTCCAGCAATGCGGCGGCCATGAAACTGCACGAGACCAAGATCGCCTTCCTCTGCTTTCTGCCCGACTTCAATCTGAACCACCAGTTGCGAATCATCAACGAGAACTTCATTGCCCGACGTCGTTCAGCACAGGTTAAGAACTTGGGCTGCGAGGAGACATTCTTTGCTTATGCCATCGCCGTGTGTGTCCTGGTCATGGCTTTCTTTACCATCGTCTTGGAGCACAAGTATCTGCGTCGACGCATTCATGATGGCCTCTGGAATTGGACATTCCAGCAAAAGAAGAGCAACTCAACGGGCACCATGCCCAGCACTCCGAACTCGGTCATCGATGATTGTGCAAAGGAGGAGCAGCGGGTTAAGGAGCTGATTCAGCGGGAGCCGCACAACAATCCACTGATTGTTAGCAATCTTCGCAAGTGTTACAAGGAGAAGGTGGCTGTGGACGGATTGAGCTTTGCTGCAGACCCCGGAGAGTGCTTTGGTCTCTTGGGCGTGAATGGAGCGGGGAAGACGAGCACGTTCCAGATGATAGCAGCCAATTTGCCACTCGATGGAGGCAACATACACATCAAGGGCATTGAAATTCGCAAGGATGAGGTAGCCTATCGTCAATGTTTTGGCTACTGCCCGCAGTACGATGCCCTGAATAAGTTCATGACCGCCGAGCAGTGTCTGCACTATATGGCCATGCTGCGAGGCCTGAGTAACACCACCGAGGGGCCAGCCAGCGTTAAGGAGAACGTAAAGTACTGGCTGGAGAAGATGCATTTGACCAAGTACCAGCAGGTGCAGGTGCGCCACTATTCGGGTGGTACAAAGCGCAAGCTGCTGGCCGCAATGGCCATGATCGGATCACCCACCTTGGTCCTCCTAGACGAACCCACCACCGGCGTTGATCCCATCTCGAGACGGTTTCTCTGGCAGTGCATCAAGGACTTTCAGGGCGAGGACCGCACTGTGGTGCTCACGTCGCACAG TATGGACGAGTGTGAAGAACTATGCAATCGGTTAGCCATCATGGCACATGGCAAATTCAAATGCCTGAATAACATCTGTGCTTTGAAGCGATTGAGCGGCTTTACcataaaactgaaaatgaaagAGGAGACGGAAACGGACGAGAATGTGAACACGATCACAGGCACTCTGAAGGCTCAGTTTGCCGGACTGGAACTGCGCGAAAGCCATGCCGGCACACTCACCTACTTTGTGAGCACCCAGGAAAGAGCAGTCCAATGGTCGGATGTGTTTAAGATAGCGGAGGACTACCTGACCGACCGGCTAGGTGACCTCGTGGCGGACTATTCGGTAAACGAGTGCACCTTGGAGGACATCTTTCTCAAATACGAGAAGCAGGCCAAGTCGCAATCAGTGTCGCGACAATCGTCGGTGCAACGAAGTCCGGTAAACAACTTTGTTTAG
- the LOC128262124 gene encoding ATP-binding cassette sub-family A member 17 isoform X2 produces MSHFSFRCFKSVLLTSVFRIRSFIGCVFLCRLLSDILRFRLRFESMPKTYQKRQRNEYTTAPRGTHAIIITELCKKFQTSKRETLISDNLNMTINNKEITVLLGHNGAGKTTMMNMIMGLVPKDSGKIIVCSERDVASYRHLIGFCPQHSVFMSYMTCHQHLEFFAQLRGARRSDARDWAYEKLKKLGLYDERDNYGRNLSGGMKRRLSLGIAVAGNTKIVILDEPSSGLDINSRRELWDILLNLRKEKAILVTTHYMEEAEVLGDTICILANGKLQTTGAPLELKRKSGIGYRLKLEVKDFIFRENEIMEIIHDFVPTARVLNVVKPTVYICLPYSYKRCFSEMLHKLETKTNQLGINTISMTDTSLEDVFLRCAGEQDQVDTPDGSRNDAPLLTPYKRLTNQPMQPSLQQLWMAVFYKKWTFISNEWLYSLIMLCIPFVSVCCAILVMHAMSIVENEEALPLRLSQMGTGVIYIHNPTGHHAQVEQQLRQQIELSGITAKTMQLRGSNDVKNESLELQRDNLADFLEQVIGIIDMYGGGRGTADTPQIEIFYSGNRYHSSVELINLVDSAMLKLQLPQSDIETTYVPIRRFVSDISPSRLEYYAVIVSVGMFFFMFYFISLPFREYANGFRQLQTMSRFTYWLAHFVFDMLLLVFVCSLLFLLQYLIMPAELYSKVELRVIVLSIFFYGCSYLPILYALGNNFKSISTISTYLLLMLIVSAIAPLITSSNAAAMKLHETKIAFLCFLPDFNLNHQLRIINENFIARRRSAQVKNLGCEETFFAYAIAVCVLVMAFFTIVLEHKYLRRRIHDGLWNWTFQQKKSNSTGTMPSTPNSVIDDCAKEEQRVKELIQREPHNNPLIVSNLRKCYKEKVAVDGLSFAADPGECFGLLGVNGAGKTSTFQMIAANLPLDGGNIHIKGIEIRKDEVAYRQCFGYCPQYDALNKFMTAEQCLHYMAMLRGLSNTTEGPASVKENVKYWLEKMHLTKYQQVQVRHYSGGTKRKLLAAMAMIGSPTLVLLDEPTTGVDPISRRFLWQCIKDFQGEDRTVVLTSHSMDECEELCNRLAIMAHGKFKCLNNICALKRLSGFTIKLKMKEETETDENVNTITGTLKAQFAGLELRESHAGTLTYFVSTQERAVQWSDVFKIAEDYLTDRLGDLVADYSVNECTLEDIFLKYEKQAKSQSVSRQSSVQRSPVNNFV; encoded by the exons cccAAGACATACCAGAAACGACAACGGAATGAATACACGACAGCACCCCGTGGCACCCACGCCATTATAATCACCGAGTTGTGCAAAAAATTCCAGACAAGTAAACGTGAAACGCTAATTTCGGACAACTTAAATATGACAATCAACAACAAGGAGATCACAGTTTTATTGGGCCACAACGGTGCTGGCAAGACCACGATGATGAACATGATAATGG GACTGGTGCCCAAGGATTCGGGCAAGATTATAGTGTGCAGTGAGCGCGACGTGGCTTCCTACCGCCATCTGATTGGCTTCTGTCCCCAGCACAGTGTATTCATGAGCTACATGACCTGTCACCAGCACTTGGAGTTCTTTGCCCAGCTGCGTGGAGCTCGTCGCTCGGATGCCCGTGATTGGGCATATGAGAAGCTAAAGAAACTGGGTTTATATGATGAGCGAGACAATTACGGTCGGAATTTGTCGGGGGGCATGAAGAGACGTCTATCCCTGGGTATCGCTGTTGCCGGAAATACCAA AATTGTAATCCTTGACGAACCTTCATCGGGACTAGACATTAACTCCCGACGTGAACTGTGGGATATTCTTTTGAATTTGCGCAAGGAAAAGGCCATTCTGGTCACCACCCATTACATGGAGGAGGCCGAAGTCCTTGGGGACACCATCTGCATACTGGCCAATGGCAAGCTGCAAACCACTGGGGCTCCGTTGGAATTAAAGCGCAAATCGGGCATTGGTTATCGCTTGAAACTGGAGGTCAAAGACTTTATATTCCGCGAAAACGAAATAATGGAAATAATCCACGACTTTGTACCAACAGCCAGAGTTTTG AATGTGGTGAAGCCAACTGTCTATATTTGTCTGCCGTACTCCTATAAGAGGTGCTTCTCAGAAATGCTACACAAGCTGGAGACAAAGACCAATCAGCTGGgaataaatacaatttcaatGACCGACACTTCCCTGGAGGATGTTTTCCTACG ATGCGCTGGGGAGCAGGATCAAGTTGACACTCCGGATGGCTCTCGAAATGATGCACCTCTACTGACCCCCTACAAACGATTGACCAACCAACCCATGCAACCCAGTCTGCAGCAACTTTGGATGGCtgtgttttacaaaaaatggACATTTATATCCAATGAGTGGTTATACTCGCTGATAATG CTGTGCATTCCCTTTGTTAGCGTTTGCTGCGCCATACTCGTGATGCACGCCATGTCCATAGTGGAAAACGAGGAGGCGTTGCCCCTGAGACTCAGCCAGATGGGCACTGGGGTTATATACATCCACAATCCGACGGGCCACCATGCCCAGGTGGAGCAGCAGCTGCGTCAACAGATCGAACTAAGTGGAATCACGGCGAAAACAATGCAGCTGCGTGGGAGCAATGATGTGAAAAATG AATCCCTGGAATTGCAACGCGATAACTTGGCTGACTTCCTGGAACAGGTGATTGGCATTATAGACATGTATGGCGGTGGCCGTGGCACGGCGGATACGCCCCAAATAGAGATCTTCTACTCGGGAAATCGGTACCACAGCTCTGTGGAGCTCATTAATCTGGTGGACTCTGCAATGCTGAAGCTACAGCTTCCACAATCGGATATTGAGACGACCTACGTGCCCATACGTCGATTCGTTAGCGATATTAGCCCTTCACGGCTGGAATACTATGCGGTCATCGTGTCCGTGGGCATGTTCTTCTTCATGTTCTACTTCATCTCGCTGCCGTTTCGGGAATATGCCAATGGATTCCGTCAGCTGCAAACCATGTCGCGATTTACTTATTGGCTGGCCCATTTCGTCTTTGATATGCTGCTCCTGGTCTTTGTTTGCTCCTTACTATTTCTTCTGCAATACTTGATAATGCCCGCCGAGCTCTACTCCAAGGTGGAGCTGAGGGTCATTGTGTTGAGCATCTTCTTCTACGGCTGCAGCTACTTGCCCATTCTCTATGCCCTGGGCAACAACTTTAAGTCCATCTCCACGATATCTACGTActtgctgctgatgctgattgTTTCCG CAATTGCCCCCCTGATCACCTCCAGCAATGCGGCGGCCATGAAACTGCACGAGACCAAGATCGCCTTCCTCTGCTTTCTGCCCGACTTCAATCTGAACCACCAGTTGCGAATCATCAACGAGAACTTCATTGCCCGACGTCGTTCAGCACAGGTTAAGAACTTGGGCTGCGAGGAGACATTCTTTGCTTATGCCATCGCCGTGTGTGTCCTGGTCATGGCTTTCTTTACCATCGTCTTGGAGCACAAGTATCTGCGTCGACGCATTCATGATGGCCTCTGGAATTGGACATTCCAGCAAAAGAAGAGCAACTCAACGGGCACCATGCCCAGCACTCCGAACTCGGTCATCGATGATTGTGCAAAGGAGGAGCAGCGGGTTAAGGAGCTGATTCAGCGGGAGCCGCACAACAATCCACTGATTGTTAGCAATCTTCGCAAGTGTTACAAGGAGAAGGTGGCTGTGGACGGATTGAGCTTTGCTGCAGACCCCGGAGAGTGCTTTGGTCTCTTGGGCGTGAATGGAGCGGGGAAGACGAGCACGTTCCAGATGATAGCAGCCAATTTGCCACTCGATGGAGGCAACATACACATCAAGGGCATTGAAATTCGCAAGGATGAGGTAGCCTATCGTCAATGTTTTGGCTACTGCCCGCAGTACGATGCCCTGAATAAGTTCATGACCGCCGAGCAGTGTCTGCACTATATGGCCATGCTGCGAGGCCTGAGTAACACCACCGAGGGGCCAGCCAGCGTTAAGGAGAACGTAAAGTACTGGCTGGAGAAGATGCATTTGACCAAGTACCAGCAGGTGCAGGTGCGCCACTATTCGGGTGGTACAAAGCGCAAGCTGCTGGCCGCAATGGCCATGATCGGATCACCCACCTTGGTCCTCCTAGACGAACCCACCACCGGCGTTGATCCCATCTCGAGACGGTTTCTCTGGCAGTGCATCAAGGACTTTCAGGGCGAGGACCGCACTGTGGTGCTCACGTCGCACAG TATGGACGAGTGTGAAGAACTATGCAATCGGTTAGCCATCATGGCACATGGCAAATTCAAATGCCTGAATAACATCTGTGCTTTGAAGCGATTGAGCGGCTTTACcataaaactgaaaatgaaagAGGAGACGGAAACGGACGAGAATGTGAACACGATCACAGGCACTCTGAAGGCTCAGTTTGCCGGACTGGAACTGCGCGAAAGCCATGCCGGCACACTCACCTACTTTGTGAGCACCCAGGAAAGAGCAGTCCAATGGTCGGATGTGTTTAAGATAGCGGAGGACTACCTGACCGACCGGCTAGGTGACCTCGTGGCGGACTATTCGGTAAACGAGTGCACCTTGGAGGACATCTTTCTCAAATACGAGAAGCAGGCCAAGTCGCAATCAGTGTCGCGACAATCGTCGGTGCAACGAAGTCCGGTAAACAACTTTGTTTAG